From a region of the Oryza sativa Japonica Group chromosome 6, ASM3414082v1 genome:
- the LOC136356872 gene encoding protein FAR1-RELATED SEQUENCE 5-like → MEQYNLESSVYLRRMWDMKKKWAPAYFREFFFARMSTTQRSESMNHVLKKYVKPSSSLHGFAKRYENFYNDRIEAEDAEEHDTYNEKVSTLTSSPIEKHASRVYTRGAFSRFKEQFKLSFSFMVYHTSDQHVLQLVHIGDDTLQSWGSKEFKVQVDLTEQDLSCGCKLFEHLGIICSHIIRVMVQYGFTEIPKKYILKRWTKDARDSIPKHLEESYLKDKEAASSRTYRNTLLHKSALDMVRLGGTSSETYEKTVEVLTKLIGELQVMCTSQVVNNKEIHYGDRTIGKKPTGVQLDDSVDSSDSEHGMSDEFCVADEDGIGQDVSAGEDSVDVDMTDVNEEDILPPEVRRSRGRPRSTRLMSKGETSSKAKKKKASESTSKDESKNHAKGKKESTKQIRYCKQCGGHGHYKSTCGRKSSYERKK, encoded by the exons ATGGAGCAGTACAATCTCGAGTCTAGCGTGTATTTGCGCAGGATGTGGGACATGAAGAAAAAATGGGCTCCAGCTTACTTCAGGGAATTCTTTTTTGCTAGGATGTCAACCACACAAAGAAGTGAGAGCATGAATCatgttctgaagaagtatgtaaAACCATCCTCTTCGCTACATGGATTTGCAAAGAGGTATGAGAATTTCTACAATGATAGGATTGAAGCGGAAGACGCTGAGGAGCATGATACATAcaat GAGAAGGTTTCCACATTAACTAGCTCGCCCATTGAGAAACATGCTTCTCGGGTGTACACTAGGGGTGCATTTTCCAGGTTCAAGGAACAGTTCAAGCTAAGCTTTTCATTTATGGTTTATCATACTTCTGATCAGCATGTTCTGCAGCTAGTCCATATAGGTGATGACACCTTGCAAAGTTGGGGCAGCAAAGAATTTAAGGTTCAGGTTGACCTGACTGAACAAGATCTGTCATGTGGATGCAAGCTTTTTGAACACTTGGGAATTATATGCTCCCATATTATCAGA GTTATGGTACAGTATGGTTTCACGGAAATACCGAAGAAGTATATCCTGAAGAGGTGGACAAAAGATGCTAGAGATTCAATCCCAAAGCACTTGGAGGAGTCGTACTTGAAGGATAAGGAGGCGGCATCATCGAGAACTTATCGGAACACCCTCCTGCACAAGTCTGCACTTGATATGGTTAGACTTGGTGGTACTAGTTCAGAAACATATGAGAAGACAGTGGAAGTGTTGACAAAGCTGATTGGAGAACTTCAGGTCATGTGTACTTCGCAAGTTGTAAACAACAAGGAAATTCACTACGGAGATAGAACAATTGGGAAGAAACCTACTGGTGTGCAATTGGATGATAGTGTAGACAGTTCTGACTCGGAGCATGGAATGTCTGATGAATTTTGTGTAGCCGATGAGGACGGCATTGGACAGGATGTTTCTGCTGGTGAGGATTCAGTTGATGTGGACATGACTGATGTCAACGAAGAAGACATACTCCCTCCTGAGGTTAGAAGAAGTCGTGGACGACCGAGGAGTACCAGACTGATGTCGAAGGGAGAGACATCTAGCAAagcaaagaagaagaaggctaGTGAGAGTACCTCCAAGGACGAGTCGAAGAATCACgccaaaggaaaaaaagagtcaACGAAGCAGATTAGGTACTGCAAGCAATGTGGTGGTCATGGCCACTATAAGAGTACATGTGGTCGGAAATCTAGTTATGAGAGGAAGAAGTGA
- the LOC4341584 gene encoding uncharacterized protein isoform X3: MATTASVRPPLLRQGSEKASLLCKPKQRASVRRRSFTARASSNPVSIPKQWYNLVADLPVKPPPPLHPQTHQPLNPSDLSPLFPDELIRQEVTEERFIDIPEEVAEVYKLWRPTPLIRARRLEKLLGTPAKIYYKYEGTSPAGSHKPNTAVPQAWYNAAAGVRSVVTETGAGQWGSALSFASSLFGLTCEVWQVRASYDQKPYRRLMMETWGATVHPSPSAATESGRRILERDPASPGSLGIAISEAVEVAARDADTKYCLGSVLNHVLLHQTVIGEECLEQLAAAGDVPDVVIGCTGGGSNFGGLVFPFMREKLAGRMSPAFKAVEPAACPTLTKGVYAYDFGDTAGLTPLMKMHTLGHGFVPDPIHAGGLRYHGMAPLISHVYELGFMEAIAIQQTECFDAALKFARTEGIIPAPEPTHAIAAAIREAMECKRTGEKKVILMAMCGHGHFDLASYEKYLRGDMVDLSHSDEKLQEALAAVPKI, translated from the exons atggccaccaccgcctccgtcCGACCTCCCCTGCTCCGACAAG GTTCAGAAAAAGCCTCACTCCTTTGCAAACCAAAGCAGAGAGCTTCTGTCAGAAGAAGAAGCTTCACTGCCAGGGCCAGCTCGAATCCTGTGAGCATCCCGAAGCAATGGTACAACCTCGTCGCCGACCTGCCGGtgaagccaccgccgccgctgcacccgCAGACGCACCAGCCACTGAACCCTAGTGACCTGTCCCCTCTCTTCCCCGACGAGCTGATCAGGCAGGAGGTGACCGAGGAGCGGTTCATCGACATCCCGGAGGAGGTCGCCGAGGTTTACAAGCTCTGGCGCCCGACGCCGCTGATCAG GGCGAGGAGGCTGGAGAAGCTGCTGGGCACGCCGGCGAAGATCTACTACAAGTACGAGGGGACGAGCCCGGCGGGGTCGCACAAGCCGAACACGGCGGTGCCGCAGGCGTGGtacaacgccgccgccggggtgaGGAGCGTGGTGACGGAGACCGGCGCCGGGCAGTGGGGCAGCGCGCTGTCGTTCGCGAGCAGCCTGTTCGGGCTCACCTGCGAGGTGTGGCAGGTGCGCGCGTCGTACGACCAGAAGCCGTACCGGCGGCTGATGATGGAGACGTGGGGCGCCACGGTGcacccgtcgccgtcggcggcgacggagtcGGGGAGGAGGATCCTGGAACGCGACCCGGCGAGCCCGGGCAGCCTCGGGATCGCCATCtcggaggcggtggaggtggcggcgagggacgCCGACACCAAGTACTGCCTCGGCAGCGTGCTCAACCACGTGCTGCTCCACCAGACGGTGATTGGGGAGGAGTGCCTGGAGCAgctggcggccgccggcgacgtcccCGACGTCGTCATCGGCTGCACTGGCGGCGGGTCCAACTTCGGCGGGCTGGTGTTCCCGTTCATGCGCGAGAAGCTCGCCGGCAGGATGAGCCCGGCGTTCAAGGCCGTCGAGCCGGCGGCGTGCCCGACGCTCACCAAGGGCGTCTACGCCTACGACTTCGGCGACACCGCCGGCCTCACGCCGCTCATGAAGATGCACACCCTCGGCCATGGATTCGTCCCCGACCCCATCCATGCAG GAGGGCTTCGCTACCATGGAATGGCGCCACTAATCTCCCATGTGTATGAGCTTGGATTCATGGAAGCCATTGCCATCCAACAAACTGAATGCTTCGATG CTGCGTTGAAATTTGCGCGGACGGAGGGGATCATCCCGGCGCCGGAGCCGACGCACGCGATCGCGGCGGCGATCAGGGAGGCGATGGAGTGCAAGAGGACGGGGGAGAAGAAGGTGATCCTGATGGCCATGTGCGGGCACGGCCACTTCGACCTGGCGTCCTACGAGAAGTACCTGAGGGGCGACATGGTCGACCTCTCCCACTCCGACGAGAAGCTGCAGgaagccctcgccgccgtccccaaAATCTGA
- the LOC4341584 gene encoding uncharacterized protein isoform X2: MATTASVRPPLLRQAGSEKASLLCKPKQRASVRRRSFTARASSNPVSIPKQWYNLVADLPVKPPPPLHPQTHQPLNPSDLSPLFPDELIRQEVTEERFIDIPEEVAEVYKLWRPTPLIRARRLEKLLGTPAKIYYKYEGTSPAGSHKPNTAVPQAWYNAAAGVRSVVTETGAGQWGSALSFASSLFGLTCEVWQVRASYDQKPYRRLMMETWGATVHPSPSAATESGRRILERDPASPGSLGIAISEAVEVAARDADTKYCLGSVLNHVLLHQTVIGEECLEQLAAAGDVPDVVIGCTGGGSNFGGLVFPFMREKLAGRMSPAFKAVEPAACPTLTKGVYAYDFGDTAGLTPLMKMHTLGHGFVPDPIHAGGLRYHGMAPLISHVYELGFMEAIAIQQTECFDAALKFARTEGIIPAPEPTHAIAAAIREAMECKRTGEKKVILMAMCGHGHFDLASYEKYLRGDMVDLSHSDEKLQEALAAVPKI, translated from the exons atggccaccaccgcctccgtcCGACCTCCCCTGCTCCGACAAG CAGGTTCAGAAAAAGCCTCACTCCTTTGCAAACCAAAGCAGAGAGCTTCTGTCAGAAGAAGAAGCTTCACTGCCAGGGCCAGCTCGAATCCTGTGAGCATCCCGAAGCAATGGTACAACCTCGTCGCCGACCTGCCGGtgaagccaccgccgccgctgcacccgCAGACGCACCAGCCACTGAACCCTAGTGACCTGTCCCCTCTCTTCCCCGACGAGCTGATCAGGCAGGAGGTGACCGAGGAGCGGTTCATCGACATCCCGGAGGAGGTCGCCGAGGTTTACAAGCTCTGGCGCCCGACGCCGCTGATCAG GGCGAGGAGGCTGGAGAAGCTGCTGGGCACGCCGGCGAAGATCTACTACAAGTACGAGGGGACGAGCCCGGCGGGGTCGCACAAGCCGAACACGGCGGTGCCGCAGGCGTGGtacaacgccgccgccggggtgaGGAGCGTGGTGACGGAGACCGGCGCCGGGCAGTGGGGCAGCGCGCTGTCGTTCGCGAGCAGCCTGTTCGGGCTCACCTGCGAGGTGTGGCAGGTGCGCGCGTCGTACGACCAGAAGCCGTACCGGCGGCTGATGATGGAGACGTGGGGCGCCACGGTGcacccgtcgccgtcggcggcgacggagtcGGGGAGGAGGATCCTGGAACGCGACCCGGCGAGCCCGGGCAGCCTCGGGATCGCCATCtcggaggcggtggaggtggcggcgagggacgCCGACACCAAGTACTGCCTCGGCAGCGTGCTCAACCACGTGCTGCTCCACCAGACGGTGATTGGGGAGGAGTGCCTGGAGCAgctggcggccgccggcgacgtcccCGACGTCGTCATCGGCTGCACTGGCGGCGGGTCCAACTTCGGCGGGCTGGTGTTCCCGTTCATGCGCGAGAAGCTCGCCGGCAGGATGAGCCCGGCGTTCAAGGCCGTCGAGCCGGCGGCGTGCCCGACGCTCACCAAGGGCGTCTACGCCTACGACTTCGGCGACACCGCCGGCCTCACGCCGCTCATGAAGATGCACACCCTCGGCCATGGATTCGTCCCCGACCCCATCCATGCAG GAGGGCTTCGCTACCATGGAATGGCGCCACTAATCTCCCATGTGTATGAGCTTGGATTCATGGAAGCCATTGCCATCCAACAAACTGAATGCTTCGATG CTGCGTTGAAATTTGCGCGGACGGAGGGGATCATCCCGGCGCCGGAGCCGACGCACGCGATCGCGGCGGCGATCAGGGAGGCGATGGAGTGCAAGAGGACGGGGGAGAAGAAGGTGATCCTGATGGCCATGTGCGGGCACGGCCACTTCGACCTGGCGTCCTACGAGAAGTACCTGAGGGGCGACATGGTCGACCTCTCCCACTCCGACGAGAAGCTGCAGgaagccctcgccgccgtccccaaAATCTGA
- the LOC4341584 gene encoding uncharacterized protein isoform X1, translated as MATTASVRPPLLRQAAGSEKASLLCKPKQRASVRRRSFTARASSNPVSIPKQWYNLVADLPVKPPPPLHPQTHQPLNPSDLSPLFPDELIRQEVTEERFIDIPEEVAEVYKLWRPTPLIRARRLEKLLGTPAKIYYKYEGTSPAGSHKPNTAVPQAWYNAAAGVRSVVTETGAGQWGSALSFASSLFGLTCEVWQVRASYDQKPYRRLMMETWGATVHPSPSAATESGRRILERDPASPGSLGIAISEAVEVAARDADTKYCLGSVLNHVLLHQTVIGEECLEQLAAAGDVPDVVIGCTGGGSNFGGLVFPFMREKLAGRMSPAFKAVEPAACPTLTKGVYAYDFGDTAGLTPLMKMHTLGHGFVPDPIHAGGLRYHGMAPLISHVYELGFMEAIAIQQTECFDAALKFARTEGIIPAPEPTHAIAAAIREAMECKRTGEKKVILMAMCGHGHFDLASYEKYLRGDMVDLSHSDEKLQEALAAVPKI; from the exons atggccaccaccgcctccgtcCGACCTCCCCTGCTCCGACAAG CAGCAGGTTCAGAAAAAGCCTCACTCCTTTGCAAACCAAAGCAGAGAGCTTCTGTCAGAAGAAGAAGCTTCACTGCCAGGGCCAGCTCGAATCCTGTGAGCATCCCGAAGCAATGGTACAACCTCGTCGCCGACCTGCCGGtgaagccaccgccgccgctgcacccgCAGACGCACCAGCCACTGAACCCTAGTGACCTGTCCCCTCTCTTCCCCGACGAGCTGATCAGGCAGGAGGTGACCGAGGAGCGGTTCATCGACATCCCGGAGGAGGTCGCCGAGGTTTACAAGCTCTGGCGCCCGACGCCGCTGATCAG GGCGAGGAGGCTGGAGAAGCTGCTGGGCACGCCGGCGAAGATCTACTACAAGTACGAGGGGACGAGCCCGGCGGGGTCGCACAAGCCGAACACGGCGGTGCCGCAGGCGTGGtacaacgccgccgccggggtgaGGAGCGTGGTGACGGAGACCGGCGCCGGGCAGTGGGGCAGCGCGCTGTCGTTCGCGAGCAGCCTGTTCGGGCTCACCTGCGAGGTGTGGCAGGTGCGCGCGTCGTACGACCAGAAGCCGTACCGGCGGCTGATGATGGAGACGTGGGGCGCCACGGTGcacccgtcgccgtcggcggcgacggagtcGGGGAGGAGGATCCTGGAACGCGACCCGGCGAGCCCGGGCAGCCTCGGGATCGCCATCtcggaggcggtggaggtggcggcgagggacgCCGACACCAAGTACTGCCTCGGCAGCGTGCTCAACCACGTGCTGCTCCACCAGACGGTGATTGGGGAGGAGTGCCTGGAGCAgctggcggccgccggcgacgtcccCGACGTCGTCATCGGCTGCACTGGCGGCGGGTCCAACTTCGGCGGGCTGGTGTTCCCGTTCATGCGCGAGAAGCTCGCCGGCAGGATGAGCCCGGCGTTCAAGGCCGTCGAGCCGGCGGCGTGCCCGACGCTCACCAAGGGCGTCTACGCCTACGACTTCGGCGACACCGCCGGCCTCACGCCGCTCATGAAGATGCACACCCTCGGCCATGGATTCGTCCCCGACCCCATCCATGCAG GAGGGCTTCGCTACCATGGAATGGCGCCACTAATCTCCCATGTGTATGAGCTTGGATTCATGGAAGCCATTGCCATCCAACAAACTGAATGCTTCGATG CTGCGTTGAAATTTGCGCGGACGGAGGGGATCATCCCGGCGCCGGAGCCGACGCACGCGATCGCGGCGGCGATCAGGGAGGCGATGGAGTGCAAGAGGACGGGGGAGAAGAAGGTGATCCTGATGGCCATGTGCGGGCACGGCCACTTCGACCTGGCGTCCTACGAGAAGTACCTGAGGGGCGACATGGTCGACCTCTCCCACTCCGACGAGAAGCTGCAGgaagccctcgccgccgtccccaaAATCTGA